The proteins below are encoded in one region of Dioscorea cayenensis subsp. rotundata cultivar TDr96_F1 chromosome 18, TDr96_F1_v2_PseudoChromosome.rev07_lg8_w22 25.fasta, whole genome shotgun sequence:
- the LOC120282332 gene encoding probable glucomannan 4-beta-mannosyltransferase 11, with protein sequence MAAMTQTVMAVLLQVWNLVRVTLVVPLLRLAIFLSLATTVMILVEKVFAGIVSLVVKVFSLKPEKRYRWEPMSPDLETGNLAYPMVLIQIPMYNEKEVYKLSIGAACCLDWPLDRMIIQVLDDSTDLTVKDLVKLECEKWKSKGVNITYEVRNNRQGYKAGALKEGMKHDYVQECDYVAIFDADFQPESDFLMRTIPFLVYNPDIALVQARWKFVNADECMMTRIQEMSLNYHFKIEQEAGSSTFAFFGFNGTAGVWRIKAIDNAGGWKDRTTVEDMDLAVRAGLEGWKFVYVGDVHVRSELPSTFKAYRHQQHRWSCGPANLLKKMAMEIMKNEKVSIWKKFHMLYSFFFLGKVVIQTATFIFYCVVIPVSVLVPEVEIPQWGVVYIPTLITVCIIFGTPSSIHLVIFWLLFQNVMSLHRIKAALTGLLDAGRVNEWIVTEKLGNAHKPNSTDKFKESSNTQPLINKPKTTQTNIWQRYYFSEIWVGLFMLSCGCFDLATRRQGYFIYLILQGIAFLIAGFGYVGTYVPGS encoded by the exons ATGGCTGCCATGACCCAGACAG TGATGGCTGTTCTTCTGCAAGTATGGAATTTAGTTAGGGTTACACTGGTTGTGCCATTGTTAAGGTTGGCAATCTTCTTGAGCTTGGCGACGACAGTGATGATACTTGTGGAGAAGGTATTTGCAGGAATTGTGAGTTTGGTGGTGAAAGTTTTTAGTCTAAAGCCGGAGAAACGGTACCGATGGGAACCGATGAGCCCAGACTTGGAGACCGGAAACTTGGCTTATCCTATGGTGCTTATTCAGATTCCAATGTACAATGAGAAAGAG GTTTACAAGCTCTCAATTGGAGCTGCATGTTGTCTTGACTGGCCTTTAGACAGGATGATAATCCAAGTGTTAGATGATTCTACAGATCTAACAGTGAAG GATTTGGTTAAGCTTGAATGTGAGAAATGGAAGAGCAAAGGAGTGAATATCACTTATGAAGTAAGAAACAATAGACAAGGTTATAAAGCAGGCGCATTGAAGGAAGGAATGAAGCATGACTATGTTCAAGAGTGTGATTATGTTGCAATATTTGATGCAGATTTCCAGCCAGAATCTGATTTTTTGATGAGAACTATCCCTTTTCTTGTGTATAATCCTGACATTGCTCTTGTCCAAGCTCGGTGGAAGTTCG TGAATGCTGATGAGTGTATGATGACCAGGATACAAGAAATGTCACTAAATTATCACTTCAAGATTGAGCAAGAAGCAGGCTCTTCTACATTTGCATTCTTTGGTTTCAATG GAACTGCAGGTGTCTGGCGTATCAAAGCCATTGACAATGCAGGAGGATGGAAAGATAGAACAACTGTCGAAGATATGGACTTAGCTGTCCGAGCAGGGCTTGAAGGTTGGAAGTTTGTCTATGTCGGAGACGTTCAT GTGAGAAGCGAGTTGCCGAGCACCTTCAAGGCGTATCGGCATCAGCAgcacagatggtcttgtggtcCTGCAAATCTGCTCAAGAAAATGGCCATGGAGATCATGAAGAATGAG AAAGTGTcgatttggaagaaatttcaTATGCTATacagctttttttttcttgggaaAGTCGTTATTCAGACGGCAACATTCATCTTTTACTGTGTTGTGATCCCGGTTTCAGTATTAGTACCTGAAGTTGAAATTCCTCAGTGGGGAGTGGTTTACATCCCAACATTGATCACAGTTTGCATAATTTTTGGAACTCCAAG CTCAATTCATCTGGTGATCTTTTGGCTCCTTTTCCAAAATGTCATGTCTTTACACCGAATAAAAGCCGCTTTAACTGGACTACTAGATGCAGGGAGAGTGAATGAATGGATAGTCACCGAGAAGTTAGGCAATGCACACAAGCCTAACAGCACTGATAAATTCAAAGAAAGCTCAAACACTCAACCACTGATCAACAAGCCTAAGACAACTCAAACCAATATTTGGCAAAG ATACTATTTTTCAGAAATTTGGGTTGGTTTGTTCATGTTATCATGTGGCTGCTTTGATCTTGCAACAAGACGGCAAGGTTACTTCATCTACCTTATCCTCCAAGGCATTGCATTTCTCATCGCCGGTTTTGGATATGTCGGAACATATGTTCCTGGTTCCTAG
- the LOC120282203 gene encoding uncharacterized protein LOC120282203 isoform X2 has translation MGFPLCGRADIFEIYATYCDIVSQHNHLSAREPLVMLSKSLDSRWPSRDAIFNDLVKLMACLDLSKSITVSRAITAWRIVLTGRFRLLNQWCEFIEKYQRYNISEDAWRQLLAFSRCVNEDLDGYDPKGAWPVLIDDFVEHMYRINQSKCSTIDPCCSCSDMDTQPSISSTFRGLNLLPGSKRKSLTDTEGGNVAVLNSDGMARPDKRLKPDCDSNIVQHWEVDSAMSGSIEETTDDQYGGNMVNKPSVMICMHSACAVEDSLSKGLEGHLSIGCCLPTTHKLGFFL, from the exons ATGGGCTTTCCTCTCTGTGGCCGGGCCGACATCTTTGAGATCTATGCTACATACTGCG ATATTGTTTCACAACACAATCATTTGAGTGCAAGGGAGCCTCTGGTTATGCTATCAAAATCCTTGGACTCAAGATGGCCATCAAG GGATGCAATCTTCAATGATCTTGTCAAGCTTATGGCATGTCTTGACCTCTCT AAAAGCATCA CTGTAAGCAGGGCTATTACTGCATGGAGGATAGTTCTAACTGGGAGGTTTCGATTACTTAATCAGTGGTGTGAGTTTATTGAG AAATACCAGCGGTATAATATATCTGAGGATGCTTGGCGTCAACTCCTGGCATTCAGCcgttgtgtgaatgaagatctTGATGGTTATGATCCCAAAG GAGCTTGGCCTGTTCTCATTGATGATTTTGTGGAGCATATGTACAG aattaatcaatcaaaatgTAGCACTATAGATCCATGCTGTAGCTGCAGCGACATGGACACACAACCAAGCATTTCCAGCACATTTCGTG gaCTGAATTTGCTTCCTGGATCAAAAAGGAAGTCACTCACAGACACAGAAGGTGGCAATGTGGCAGTACTGAACTCAGATGGTATGGCAAGACCAGACAAGAGGCTTAAACCTGATTGTGATTCCAATATTGTTCAGCATTGGGAAGTTGATTCTGCTATGAGTGGCAGTATTGAGGAAACAACAGATGATCAGTACGGCGGCAACATGGTCAACAAGCCGAGCGTAATGATTTGCATGCACTCAGCCTGTGCAGTGGAAGATAGCTTATCAAAAGGTCTTGAAGGTCACCTTTCTATAGGCTGCTGTCTTCCTACAACCCACAAGCTTGGTTTTTTCCTCTGA
- the LOC120282203 gene encoding uncharacterized protein LOC120282203 isoform X1: MGFPLCGRADIFEIYATYCDIVSQHNHLSAREPLVMLSKSLDSRWPSRDAIFNDLVKLMACLDLSADSLKFNCFYDFVFFVCRENGQKSITVSRAITAWRIVLTGRFRLLNQWCEFIEKYQRYNISEDAWRQLLAFSRCVNEDLDGYDPKGAWPVLIDDFVEHMYRINQSKCSTIDPCCSCSDMDTQPSISSTFRGLNLLPGSKRKSLTDTEGGNVAVLNSDGMARPDKRLKPDCDSNIVQHWEVDSAMSGSIEETTDDQYGGNMVNKPSVMICMHSACAVEDSLSKGLEGHLSIGCCLPTTHKLGFFL; encoded by the exons ATGGGCTTTCCTCTCTGTGGCCGGGCCGACATCTTTGAGATCTATGCTACATACTGCG ATATTGTTTCACAACACAATCATTTGAGTGCAAGGGAGCCTCTGGTTATGCTATCAAAATCCTTGGACTCAAGATGGCCATCAAG GGATGCAATCTTCAATGATCTTGTCAAGCTTATGGCATGTCTTGACCTCTCT GCGGACTCATTGAAATTTAACTGCTTCTATGATTTTGTCTTCTTCGTCTGCCGTGAAAATGGACAGAAAAGCATCA CTGTAAGCAGGGCTATTACTGCATGGAGGATAGTTCTAACTGGGAGGTTTCGATTACTTAATCAGTGGTGTGAGTTTATTGAG AAATACCAGCGGTATAATATATCTGAGGATGCTTGGCGTCAACTCCTGGCATTCAGCcgttgtgtgaatgaagatctTGATGGTTATGATCCCAAAG GAGCTTGGCCTGTTCTCATTGATGATTTTGTGGAGCATATGTACAG aattaatcaatcaaaatgTAGCACTATAGATCCATGCTGTAGCTGCAGCGACATGGACACACAACCAAGCATTTCCAGCACATTTCGTG gaCTGAATTTGCTTCCTGGATCAAAAAGGAAGTCACTCACAGACACAGAAGGTGGCAATGTGGCAGTACTGAACTCAGATGGTATGGCAAGACCAGACAAGAGGCTTAAACCTGATTGTGATTCCAATATTGTTCAGCATTGGGAAGTTGATTCTGCTATGAGTGGCAGTATTGAGGAAACAACAGATGATCAGTACGGCGGCAACATGGTCAACAAGCCGAGCGTAATGATTTGCATGCACTCAGCCTGTGCAGTGGAAGATAGCTTATCAAAAGGTCTTGAAGGTCACCTTTCTATAGGCTGCTGTCTTCCTACAACCCACAAGCTTGGTTTTTTCCTCTGA